Proteins encoded together in one Quercus lobata isolate SW786 chromosome 3, ValleyOak3.0 Primary Assembly, whole genome shotgun sequence window:
- the LOC115980900 gene encoding uncharacterized protein LOC115980900: MEGECSKKKKPTSNRLSLIDVVFSWCLEDVLNKDLYMNKVEKIPESFQSVQQYFGSFIFSLLEETRAELSSSLDFIASAPYAGVNSLQECGECVYDVKVEQWMYKSSSSKPYKMFPGDILVFTDSKPQTISDLKQEGGTWTLALVTEGTCNEFKVKASCCIEAQSFNHKPQFVVFLRNITTNRNIWNALHTFGNLSIVKEVLYTNNVAEENCSLCSGKNDFIQNEEIYTTSLFKLNDSQREAVLASLHKFQCYHKSSVELIWCPPGTGKTMTLSILLFILQRMSCRTLVCAPTNVAITEAACHLLKLVKASSEAGSISDALLCSLGNILFMGSEDLLEVASDIEEIHLNYRVERLLEVLRPLTGLRHCSCSMIDFLEGCVSQYHIFMDGELMENKEPDIVKNYSKGECKTFLEFVIERFRSIALLLRSSISIFCTHIARSFILDHNFETMVSIMKLLDTFETLLSQNNINCEELLVEFSHAKNTESCHYSFKSISTLLNMKRGECIYILKVLLTALDALDLPSAMDPSSVKKFCFQTASLIFCTASSSHMLHSLNMKPLELLVIDESAQLKECELITPLQLPGLRHAILFGDHCQLPAMVNSNVSARAGFGRSLFERLSLMGHSKHFLNIQYRMHPLISFFPNSKFYGNKIVDAPNVKSGLAKRYLPGQIFGSYSFINISCGIEELDGVHHSWKNMVEVAVIIKVVNNLYKVDCEWNGSKQKLSIGVISPYTAQVIAVQEKIGKKYENLDGFAVKVKSIEGFQGGEADIIILSTVRCNSDGSISFASNHGRINVALTRARHCLWILGNETTLLNSQSVWKSIVCDAKDRQCFYNADEDENLAKFMLEVKKELNEYDDLLNFDSVPFESARWKVLFSDYFRKSFKKLRSIEMKKLVLKVWDILPLEDIPKLAIRLDALFGKYTNDYLNRCKAKCFDGDLEVPMSWVTSLDFVRYKNSSYTGDMADSDDVCFGRKTFVENSMVSDSLTLMKFYSLSSGVVSHLLSRCDGKELDFPFELSDQETDVILFDRSCFILGRSGTGKTTVLTTKLFQKEQLHHIASEGFHEPQSCSTVEIFPKKEDGERVGGTKRAVLHQIFVTVNPKLCYAIKQQICHLKRFACVGDASEGSTSTGLDEIDEMLQFTDIPDSFIDLPTKLYPLVLTFHKFLMMLDGTVGNSFFGRFPEAIGHSHGTKRASKSVALKTFIRTKEVNYERFRSSYWPRFNNEQTKKFDSSTVFTEIMSHIKGGLQVGESCDDKLGLEDYLSLAERRVSTLGRKKMKRGESDLTDLVIDIHNRLKVSRYDGDNMDFVYIDEVQDLSMRQVALFKYLCKNVAEGFVFSGDTAQTIARGIDFRFQDIRFLFYKEFLLGSRNDGAYGKKEKGKIADVFQLSQNFRTHAGILNLAQSVINLLYHFFPLSIDTLRPETSLIDGQVPVLLKSLNGENDFISIFKNGGNDGGKIIGFGADQVILVRDDIARNKIVDYVGKQALILTIMESKGLEFQYQQYLKWQSSVIKLILGITRDVFLYNFFGSSPSKNQWRVIYKYMIENDLLDSTSTTSFPSFIWGKHNMLCSELKHLYVAITRTRQKLWIFENVEELSEPMFVYWKKLGFVQVREFNESLAQEMQVASSQEEWKSRGIKFFYQNNYEMARMCFERAGEIYWEKWAMAAGLRAAANHMSCSNSQLKHINLMKAAETFDSIGKSELSAQCYYEASEYERAGTIYLDKFGNSKLEDAAECFTRAGCYKTAAQLYAKCNLFTKCMSVCSGGKLFDMGFQFLQYWKDNALSNNGLLNSNSDIEETSQMFLESAARYYHEIKYSKKMMMFVKAFHSKNSMRAFLMSLGSLDELLSLEKEWGNFQEAAKIARMQGDLLLEADLLENTGNYEDASLSILLYVFANSLWAPRSQGWPLKQFPRKEKLLTKAKEFAKNGSDNFFEFVCTEANILSDQECSLPELMQNFRSSQRHNSVRGEILCARKVLDSHLELSTSAYSWGDVAGYLDRHAKDRLSQNQVSVETLVYFWNFWKNKIWNIFEFLGCPGNGDDSGEFCLSYLAVNKQFIDTKVVYLLLKPDAYWLREIDDQYFMKKGKLVSIGALRFAQAARRYWCSEIFSVGVGMLEKLKALYEFATQNALPLYSQTFPVVHMFVLSKSLMETRFVDCRQHIDTLKFFLDLSMNLFLDNIVSIDPLDWRKLLTENMIFLRAMEQYKSVLQEVIINTINSTSKLTTHAQVGKVTIETFGSGKLSSKLYKQITEVFDRNSPWREFFLTLGENAAQREVYLVHKFHKALEDTYNARWANVNDYISPGCFLYLVELLLIWVCSLRETFFTSKSSFVEWLIHREWKAIRNTNSLAAKVDESSLVVILEFVSCIVEQLLYHEQDTINWFGKANIILDPDSYMLLVLRLFVVTCVLCLNHVKYFGLLYHLLGRTEITSHLPKDFYESLMRLLENDHEDARIHVIAEAFRKIGNPLVIVSPRWHCSNFSRPDAIFVNRDVNKGRDNILKVLFQNDVKDSPNQNWWQ, from the exons atgGAAGGTGAATGTTCTAAGAAGAAGAAACCAACTTCAAACAGGCTCAGTTTGATTGATGTGGTCTTTTCGTGGTGTCTTGAAGATGTTCTAAACAAGGATCTCTATATGAACAAG GTGGAAAAAATACCAGAATCATTTCAGTCGGTGCAACAGTACTTTGGCTCATTTATCTTTTCCCTTTTGGAAGAAACACGTGCGGAACTTTCTTCAAGTTTGGACTTTATAGCCTCAGCACCTTATGCCGGTGTAAACTCCCTTCAGGAATGTGGAGAATGTGTATATGATGTTAAGGTTGAACAGTGGATGTATAAGTCTAGTAGTAGTAAGCCATACAAAATGTTCCCCGGAGACATTTTAGTTTTCACAGATAGCAAACCTCAAACTATTTCTGACTTAAAACAAGAGGGAGGAACATGGACTTTAGCATTAGTCACTGAAGGGACATGTAATGAGTTTAAAGTCAAAGCATCATGTTGCATTGAAGCCCAGTCTTTCAACCATAAACCACAGTTTGTGGTTTTCTTGAGGAACATTACAACAAACCGAAATATATGGAATGCACTGCACACGTTTGGAAATCTATCAATCGTCAAGGAAGTGCTCTACACAAATAATGTG GCTGAGGAAAATTGTTCACTATGTTCtggaaaaaatgattttatccAGAATGAAGAAATCTACACAACTTCACTGTTTAAGCTAAATGATTCGCAAAGGGAGGCAGTTCTTGCTTCTCTTCATAAATTTCAGTGTTATCACAAGTCATCAGTTGAACTTATATGGTGTCCCCCGGGGACAGGGAAGACGATGACATTAAGTATCTTGCTCTTTATTCTCCAAAGAATGAGTTGTAGGACCCTTGTATGTGCACCAACAAATGTTGCAATTACAGAAGCAGCATGCCATCTGCTAAAACTAGTGAAAGCTTCATCTGAAGCTGGATCTATAAGTGATGCTTTGTTATGTTCGTTGGGTAATATTCTCTTTATGGGGAGCGAAGACCTGTTGGAAGTTGCTTCAGACATTGAAGAGATACATTTGAATTACCGTGTTGAAAGGCTTTTAGAGGTGCTTCGACCATTGACAGGTTTAAGGCATTGTTCTTGTTCAATGATTGATTTTCTTGAAGGGTGCGTTTCTCAATACCATATTTTCATGGATGGTGAATTGATGGAAAACAAAGAGCCCGACATTGTGAAGAATTATAGCAAAGGAGAATGTAAAACCTTTCTTGAATTTGTAATAGAAAGATTCAGATCAATTGCCTTATTGCTAAGAAGTTCGATCTCTATTTTCTGTACTCATATAGCCCGCAGCTTCATATTGGATCATAATTTTGAAACAATGGTTTCAATTATGAAGTTACTGGATACTTTTGAAACTTTGTTGTCTCAGAATAACATAAATTGTGAAGAGCTGCTGGTGGAATTTTCTCATGCCAAGAATACTGAGAGTTGTCATTACTCTTTTAAGAGTATATCAACCTTGCTGAACATGAAAAGGGGTGAATGCATTTACATTCTCAAGGTCCTGCTGACAGCTCTTGATGCACTTGACCTTCCAAGTGCTATGGATCCCAGTTCAGTGAAGAAATTCTGTTTTCAGACAGCTTCCTTAATATTTTGCACTGCCTCTAGTTCTCATATGCTGCATTCACTTAATATGAAACCACTGGAATTGTTGGTCATTGATGAATCCGCACAATTGAAAGAGTGCGAATTGATCACACCATTACAACTGCCTGGCCTTAGGCATGCTATTCTTTTCGGTGATCACTGTCAGTTACCTGCAATGGTTAATAGCAAT GTTTCTGCCAGAGCTGGCTTTGGGAGAAGTTTATTTGAACGATTGAGTCTCATGGGCCATTCAAAGCACTTTTTGAATATCCAGTACAGGATGCATCCACTTATAAGTTTCTTCCCTAATTCCAAATTCTATGGCAATAAGATTGTGGATGCACCAAATGTTAAAAGTGGTCTTGCAAAACGCTATCTTCCGGGTCAAATATTTGGCTCATATTCTTTCATAAATATTTCTTGTGGGATAGAAGAACTGGATGGTGTTCACCATAGCTGGAAAAATATGGTTGAAGTTGCTGTTATAATAAAAGTAGTGAATAATCTGTATAAAG TTGACTGTG AATGGAATGGCTCAAAGCAGAAGCTTAGCATTGGTGTTATATCTCCATACACTGCCCAAGTTATTGCAGTCCAAGAGAAAATTGGGAAGAAGTACGAAAACCTTGATGGATTTGCAGTGAAAGTGAAGTCAATTGAAGGGTTCCAAGGTGGAGAAGCAGATATCATAATCCTATCTACTGTAAGATGTAATAGTGATGGATCAATTAGTTTTgcttccaatcatggtagaaTTAATGTAGCTTTGACAAGGGCCAG ACATTGTCTTTGGATTTTGGGAAATGAAACAACCCTTTTAAATAGTCAATCTGTCTGGAAGTCAATTGTCTGTGATGCTAAAGATCGTCAGTGTTTTTATAATGCTGATGAAGATGAGAACTTGGCCAAATTCATGTTGGAGGTCAAGAAGGAGCTGAATGAATATGATGACTTGCTTAATTTTGATAGTGTACCTTTTGAAAGTGCTCGGTGGAAG GTTCTCTTTAGTGATTACTTCAGGAAGTCATTTAAAAAGCTGAGAtcaattgaaatgaaaaagttg GTGTTGAAGGTCTGGGACATTCTGCctttggaggatattccaaaATTGGCTATACGTCTTGATGCTTTATTTGGAAAGTATACAAATGATTATCTTAATCGTTGTAAGGCGAAATGTTTTGATGG GGATTTGGAAGTTCCCATGAGTTGGGTAACTTCCCTCGACTTTGTCCGTTACAAGAATAGTAGCTACACTGGAGATATGGCTGATTCAGATGATGTTTGTTTTGGTAGAAAAACATTTGTAGAGAACTCCATGGTGAGTGACAGTTTGACACTGATGAAATTCTACTCATTGTCCTCCGGTGTAGTGAGCCACTTGCTCTCTCGCTGTGATGGTAAGGAATTGGACTTTCCATTTGAGTTGTCGGACCAGGAAACAGATGTAATCCTTTTCGATAGAAGTTGTTTCATTCTTGGAAGGTCAGGAACTGGGAAAACTACTGTATTAACTACAAAACTATTTCAGAAAGAGCAGCTTCATCATATAGCATCAGAAGGATTTCATGAACCCCAAAGTTGCTCTACGGTGGAAATCTTCCCTAAAAAAGAGGATGGTGAAAGAGTTGGAGGGACCAAGAGAGCCGTCTTGCACCAAATCTTTGTCACAGTTAACCCAAAACTGTGTTATGCTATTAAACAGCAAATTTGTCACTTAAAAAG GTTTGCCTGTGTTGGGGATGCTTCAGAGGGAAGCACATCTACTGGTTTAGATGAAATTGATGAGATGTTACAATTTACAGATATACCAGATTCTTTTATTGATCTTCCAACAAAATTGTATCCCCTTGTATTAACTTTCCATAAGTTCTTGATGATGCTTGATGGAACAGTAGGCAATTCGTTCTTTGGAAGATTCCCTGAGGCAATTGGACATTCTCATGGCACGAAAAGAGCTTCAAAATCAGTGGCCTTGAAAACTTTTATTAGAACAAAGGAGGTTAATTACGAGAGATTCAGGTCATCTTACTGGCCCCGATTTAATAATGAACAAACCAAGAAATTTGATTCTTCTACTGTTTTCACTGAGATAATGTCTCACATAAAGGGTGGGCTGCAAGTAGGAGAGAGCTGTGATGATAAACTTGGTCTAGAGGATTACCTTTCATTGGCTGAGCGCCGGGTATCCACTTTAGGCAG gaaaaagatgaagagggGTGAATCTGACTTAACTGATTTGGTGATTGATATTCATAACCGACTTAAAGTTAGTAGATATGATGGTGACAATATGGATTTTGTGTATATTGATGAGGTGCAGGATCTTAGCATGAGGCAAGTTGCtcttttcaaatatttatgtaaaaatgTTGCTGAAGGATTTGTCTTTTCGGGTGATACAGCACAAACTATTGCAAGGGGCATTGATTTTCGGTTTCAGGATATAAGATTCCTATTCTATAAGGAGTTTCTACTGGGCTCTAGAAATGATGGTGCTTAtgggaaaaaagagaaaggaaaaattgCAGATGTTTTTCAGTTGAGCCAGAACTTTCGAACCCATGCTGGCATTTTGAACTTAGCTCAGAGTGTTATTAACCTTCTTTACCATTTCTTTCCATTATCTATTGATACGTTAAGGCCTGAGACAAGTCTGATAGATGGTCAAGTTCCAGTATTGCTTAAATCTTTGAATGGTGAGAATGATTTTATATCTATATTCAAAAACGGTGGAAATGATGGAGGGAAAATTATTGGTTTTGGGGCTGATCAGGTTATATTAGTAAGAGATGACATTGCCAGAAACAAAATTGTGGACTATGTTGGAAAGCAGGCTCTTATTCTGACAATAATGGAGAGCAAGGGCCTTGAGTTTCAG TATCAGCAATACCTGAAATGGCAGTCTTCAGTAATTAAGCTAATATTGGGCATCACACGA GATGTGTTTTTGTATAACTTTTTCGGCTCATCACCTTCAAAAAATCAATGGAGAGTAATATACAAGTATATGATAGAAAATGATCTCCTCGACTCAACTTCTACGACATCATTTCCAAGTTTTATCTGGGGCAAACATAATATGCTTTGCTCAGAACTGAAGCATTTGTATGTAGCTATTACTCGTACAAGGCAGAAGTTGTGGATTTTTGAGAATGTCGAAGAACTCTCTGAACCCATGTTTGTTTACTGGAAAAAATTGGGGTTTGTTCAAGTCCGAGAATTCAATGAGTCACTTGCACAAGAGATGCAAGTTGCAAGCAGCCAAGAGGAATGGAAGTCTCGTGGCATCAAG TTCTTTTATCAGAATAACTATGAGATGGCAAGAATGTGCTTTGAAAGAGCTGGAGAGATATATTGGGAAAAATGGGCCATGGCTGCTGGCCTACGAGCAGCTGCTAACCATATGAGTTGCTCAAATTCCCAATTGAAGCATATAAATCTAATGAAAGCTGCTGAAACATTTGATTCCATTGGAAAGTCTGAGTTATCTGCCCAGTGTTATTATGAGGCCAGTGAGTATGAAAGAGCAG GAACAATTTATCTGGATAAGTTTGGGAATTCTAAGTTGGAAGATGCAGCAGAATGTTTTACTAGGGCAGGTTGTTATAAGACTGCTGCTCAATTATATGCTAAGTGCAACTTATTCACAAAGTGCATGTCTGTCTGCAGTGGTGGAAAATTATTTGATATGGGTTTCCAGTTTTTACAATACTGGAAAGATAATGCTCTTTCAAATAATGGTTTGTTAAATAGTAATTCTGACATAGAAGAAACTTCACAGATGTTTCTAGAGAGTGCTGCACGTTATTACCATGAGAttaaatatagcaaaaaaatgatgatgttTGTCAAAGCTTTTCATTCTAAGAATTCAATGCGTGCTTTCTTAATGTCTTTGGGTTCCCTTGATGAGCTTCTCTCATTGGAAAAAGAATGGGGCAACTTTCAGGAGGCTGCAAAAATAGCAAGAATGCAAGGGGATCTGCTGCTTGAGGCTGATCTGCTAGAGAACACTGGGAATTATGAAGATGCATCTCTGTCCATCCTGTTATATGTTTTTGCCAACTCTCTTTGGGCACCTAGGAGTCAAGGCTGGCCCTTGAAGCAATTTCCAAGAAAAGAGAAGCTTTTGACTAAAGCAAAAGAATTTGCAAAGAATGGTTCAGACAACTTTTTTGAGTTTGTTTGCACAGAGGCAAATATTTTATCTGACCAAGAGTGTAGCTTGCCTGAGTTGATGCAAAATTTCAGGAGTTCCCAGAGACATAACAGTGTTAGAGGTGAAATATTATGTGCTCGAAAAGTTCTGGATTCTCATCTTGAATTGAGTACCTCGGCGTATTCATGGGGAGATGTGGCTGGTTATCTTGACAGGCATGCCAAAGACAGGCTTTCTCAAAATCAGGTATCTGTTGAAACAttggtttatttttggaatttttggaaGAATAAGATTTGGAATATATTTGAGTTTCTTGGGTGTCCTGGAAATGGGGATGATTCTGGGGAGTTCTGTCTGAGTTACTTGGCTGTGAACAAACAGTTTATAGATACAAAGGTTGTCTACCTTCTACTGAAACCTGATGCCTATTGGTTGAGAGAAATCGATGACCAATATTTCATGAAGAAGGGGAAATTGGTTAGCATTGGTGCTCTCAGATTTGCACAGGCTGCTCGAAGATATTGGTGTTCAGAAATATTTTCTGTTGGTGTGGGGATGTTAGAAAAGCTGAAAGCCCTTTACGAGTTTGCAACCCAGAATGCATTGCCCCTATACAGCCAAACCTTTCCTGTTGTTCATATGTTTGTGCTTTCAAAATCTCTGATGGAAACCAGGTTTGTGGATTGCAGGCAGCATATTGATACGTTGAAGTTCTTTCTTGATCTATCTATGAACTTATTTTTGGACAATATTGTCAGTATAGATCCCTTGGATTGGCGAAAATTGTTGACTGAGAATATGATTTTTCTCAGGGCGATGGAGCAGTATAAGAGTGTACTCCAAGAAGTTATCATTAATACCATTAATTCAACTAGTAAGCTAACAACACATGCACAGGTTGGAAAAGTCACTATAGAAACTTTTGGTTCCGGAAAACTATCCAGTAAACTATATAAGCAGATCACAGAAGTGTTTGACAGAAATTCACCCTGGAGAGAATTCTTTCTTACGTTAGGAGAGAATGCAGCTCAAAGAGAAGTCTATCTGGTTCACAAGTTCCATAAAGCTTTAGAAGATACTTATAATGCTCGCTGGGCAAATGTTAATGATTACATCTCCCCTGGATGTTTCTTGTATCTTGTTGAGCTCCTTCTAATCTGGGTATGTAGTTTGAGGGAAACCTTTTTCACTTCAAAATCTTCTTTTGTTGAATGGCTTATACACCGGGAATGGAAAGCCATCCGAAATACCAATTCTCTAGCTGCCAAAGTCGATGAATCATCTTTAGTTGTTATCCTTGAGTTTGTGTCCTGCATAGTTGAGCAGCTTCTGTATCATGAGCAGGATACCATCAATTGGTTTGGAAAAGCTAATATTATTTTGGACCCGGATAGCTATATGCTATTAGTGCTGAGATTGTTTGTTGTTACATGTGTGCTTTGTCTGAACCATGTGAAGTATTTTGGTTTGCTTTATCACTTGCTAGGTAGGACAGAGATTACTTCCCATCTACCAAAGGACTTTTATGAGAGTCTTATGAGATTGTTAGAAAATGATCATGAGGATGCGAGAATCCATGTCATTGCAGAAGCATTTAGAAAGATAGGAAATCCTCTTGTAATAGTCAGTCCAAGATGGCACTGCTCAAACTTTTCACGCCCAGATGCCATCTTTGTAAACCGGGATGTCAACAAAGGCAGGGACAACATACTGAAAGTACTGTTTCAGAATGATGTTAAGGATTCTCCTAATCAAAATTGGTGGCAATGA